A segment of the Salinibacter sp. 10B genome:
CGAAGCGCGGCATCGGCCTCCAAAACGTCGAAATGCGGTTGCGGCACCTGTTTGGGCGAGCGTATTCCCTGTCCCTCGGGCGACAGGAGCACTCGGGCACGATGGTCACGGCCGTCAGCATCGAGGTTCCCTATCGAACCGAGATCCTTGTTCCAGAGGCCCGAGAGGAGACGCACGCGGGCCTCCGCCCCGAGCGCCACGAGACGAGCGTGTCTCTTCGAACGAGTCGAGGGGAGCGCGTTACAGAGGGCTCGCCCACCAACGGCACGGCGCCCACGCTCTTCTGATTCGTCCTTCCTCTTATTCGCATACCGCCATGGATGCTCTTCGTGTTCTCGTTGTTGATGACGAAGCGCCCGCCCGAAAGCGCCTCACCGACCTCGTGGAGGACACCGATGGCATCACGCTACTGGCAGCGTGTAGCGACGGGCGTTCGGCCGTCGAGCAGATCCTCCGCAACGACGCGGAGCTCGTCTTTCTGGACGTGCAGATGCCGGAGATCACCGGAATCGAGGTGGTGCGGCTCGTGGGACCGGACCGCATGCCGCCGGTCGTCTTCGTGACCGCCTACGATCAGTACGCATTGAAAGCCTTCGAACTGGCGGCCGTCGATTACCTGTTGAAGCCCTTTAGCGACGATCGCTTCCGGCAGGCCGTCGAGCGGGCAGCCGAATACGCGCGGCATCGTTCATTCGAGGAGTTGAGCGGCCGCATGATGGATCTGCTCCGTTCGGCTGGCCGGGCCGACCTGGACAACGGAGAATTGGCCTCCGACCCGTCGATCGAACAGGGCGACCGCGAGGCCAACTCCTCTCCCCTACTCGAACGGATTGCGGTGGAGCGTCGAAATGAAATCGAGCTCGTGCCCACTGAGGAGGTAGTCTACTTTGAGGCTGAAGGGGCCTACGTTAACGTTCACACCGACGAGCGCATTCACCTCATCCGTGAGCGGATGAAGACGCTTGAAGAGCGTCTGCCTTCTGGCCAATTCTGCCGCATCCACCGATCAACCATCGTCAACCTCGATTGGGTCGAGGCCCTTGAACCGACGGATCCCGGGAACGTCGTGGCGCGCCTTACGACTGGAAAGCGCCTTCGGGTAAGTCGGAGTCGGCGCAAGGAGATGGAAAAACGACTCGGCTTGTAAGAAACGCCCCTTCGCA
Coding sequences within it:
- a CDS encoding LytTR family DNA-binding domain-containing protein, with amino-acid sequence MDALRVLVVDDEAPARKRLTDLVEDTDGITLLAACSDGRSAVEQILRNDAELVFLDVQMPEITGIEVVRLVGPDRMPPVVFVTAYDQYALKAFELAAVDYLLKPFSDDRFRQAVERAAEYARHRSFEELSGRMMDLLRSAGRADLDNGELASDPSIEQGDREANSSPLLERIAVERRNEIELVPTEEVVYFEAEGAYVNVHTDERIHLIRERMKTLEERLPSGQFCRIHRSTIVNLDWVEALEPTDPGNVVARLTTGKRLRVSRSRRKEMEKRLGL